One window of Gemmatimonas sp. UBA7669 genomic DNA carries:
- the gyrA gene encoding DNA gyrase subunit A, with the protein MTAPNARERILPRLIDEEVKESFINYSMSVIVSRALPDVRDGLKPVHRRVLYAMNELGLLPGRAYKKSATVVGDVLGKYHPHGDSSVYDALVRMVQDFSLRYPLVDGQGNFGSMDGDGAAAYRYTEARLTRMAVEMLNDIDQNTVDFAPNFDDRLEEPRVLPSGFPNLLVNGSSGIAVGMATNIPPHNLKEVISAVVALIDNPELDGPSLRKLVKGPDFPTGGYIYGRAGIADYQDTGRGRIVMRARAVIEERESSGKSQIVVTEVPYQVNKAKLVADIAELVREQKLTGISALRDESDRDGIRVVVELKRDAIPRVVLNQLYKHTAMQSTFGVIMLALVPDPNTRQLVPKVLTLKQCLEHYIAHRHEVIVRRTQFQLDKALEREHILEGLKIAVDNIDEVIKLIRAAEDTPTASAQLQSRFGLSERQAEAILNMRLAKLTGLERDKLEEELREVRAEIIELRAILESKPRRMEILKGELLKLSDTYGDERRTEIVSDEGEFSIEDLIAEEEMVVTISHKGYIKRTAVSLYKRQGRGGRGKSGADLREDDFIERLYVASTHTYLLIFTDDGRCFWLKVHELPQLGRATRGKPIVNLINVSPDTRIRTIVPVREFSDTEFLLFSTRNGTVKKTALSQYSNPRSNGIKAIKIEDGDALMDVQVTSGNNDVVLATKHGLSVRFHESDVREMGRDTTGVKGIELRPADEVVGMVVIKREATLLVVTERGLGKCSEVSEYRVQKRGGKGILTLNRTPKTGDVVALMEVVPEDELMLMTRQGIAIRSKVSEIRVTGRAAQGVRLVALDENDVVSAVARVIPDDKDDGEGGAEDASGGDTAAESGAENGGE; encoded by the coding sequence ATGACCGCACCGAACGCCCGCGAACGCATCCTGCCCCGCCTCATCGACGAGGAGGTCAAGGAATCGTTCATCAACTACTCCATGAGCGTCATCGTGTCGCGCGCGCTGCCGGACGTGCGCGATGGCCTCAAGCCCGTGCATCGCCGCGTGCTGTATGCGATGAACGAGCTCGGACTGTTGCCCGGGCGTGCGTACAAGAAATCGGCCACCGTGGTCGGCGACGTGCTCGGCAAGTATCACCCGCACGGCGACAGCAGTGTGTACGACGCGCTCGTGCGCATGGTGCAGGACTTCTCGCTGCGCTATCCGCTGGTGGACGGCCAGGGCAACTTCGGTTCCATGGACGGTGACGGCGCGGCCGCGTATCGCTACACCGAGGCGCGTCTGACGCGCATGGCCGTGGAGATGCTCAACGACATCGATCAGAACACGGTCGATTTCGCGCCCAACTTCGACGACCGGCTCGAAGAGCCGCGCGTGCTGCCGAGTGGCTTCCCCAACCTGCTGGTGAACGGCTCGTCCGGCATCGCGGTGGGCATGGCCACCAACATTCCGCCGCACAACCTCAAGGAAGTCATCAGCGCGGTGGTTGCGCTCATCGACAACCCCGAGCTCGACGGACCTTCCCTGCGCAAGCTCGTGAAGGGGCCTGACTTCCCCACGGGCGGTTACATCTACGGCCGTGCCGGCATTGCCGACTACCAGGACACGGGCCGCGGTCGCATCGTCATGCGCGCGCGTGCGGTCATCGAGGAGCGCGAGTCGAGCGGCAAGTCGCAGATCGTCGTCACCGAAGTGCCGTACCAGGTCAACAAGGCCAAGCTGGTGGCGGACATCGCCGAACTGGTGCGCGAGCAGAAGCTCACGGGCATCAGCGCGCTGCGCGACGAGTCCGACCGCGATGGCATCCGTGTGGTGGTGGAGCTCAAGCGCGACGCCATTCCGCGCGTGGTGCTCAACCAGCTGTACAAGCACACCGCCATGCAGAGCACCTTCGGTGTGATCATGCTGGCGCTGGTGCCCGATCCGAACACGCGGCAGCTCGTGCCCAAGGTGCTCACGCTCAAGCAGTGCCTGGAGCACTACATCGCGCACCGGCATGAAGTCATCGTGCGCCGCACGCAGTTCCAGCTCGACAAGGCGCTGGAGCGCGAGCACATCCTCGAGGGCCTCAAGATTGCCGTCGACAATATCGACGAGGTCATCAAGCTCATTCGTGCGGCCGAGGACACGCCCACGGCCAGTGCGCAGCTGCAGTCGCGCTTCGGACTGTCGGAGCGGCAGGCCGAGGCCATTCTCAACATGCGCCTGGCCAAGCTCACGGGCCTCGAGCGCGACAAGCTGGAAGAGGAACTGCGCGAGGTGCGCGCGGAAATCATCGAGCTGCGCGCCATCCTCGAGTCCAAGCCGCGCCGCATGGAAATCCTCAAGGGCGAGCTGCTCAAGCTGTCGGACACCTACGGCGACGAGCGCCGCACGGAGATCGTCAGCGACGAGGGCGAGTTCTCCATCGAGGATCTCATCGCCGAAGAGGAGATGGTCGTCACCATCTCCCACAAGGGCTACATCAAGCGTACGGCCGTGTCGCTGTACAAGCGGCAGGGACGCGGCGGGCGCGGCAAGAGCGGCGCGGATCTGCGCGAAGACGATTTCATCGAACGGCTGTACGTGGCCAGCACGCACACCTACCTGCTCATCTTCACCGATGACGGGCGCTGCTTCTGGCTCAAGGTGCACGAACTGCCGCAGTTGGGCCGGGCCACGCGTGGCAAGCCCATCGTGAACCTCATCAACGTCTCGCCGGACACGCGCATTCGCACCATCGTGCCGGTGCGGGAGTTCAGCGACACCGAGTTCCTGCTCTTCAGCACGCGCAACGGCACGGTCAAGAAGACGGCGCTGTCGCAGTACTCGAATCCGCGCAGCAACGGCATCAAGGCCATCAAGATCGAGGACGGCGATGCCCTGATGGACGTGCAGGTGACCAGCGGCAACAACGACGTGGTGCTGGCCACCAAGCATGGCTTGTCGGTGCGCTTCCACGAAAGCGATGTGCGCGAGATGGGCCGCGACACCACGGGCGTCAAGGGCATCGAACTGCGCCCGGCTGACGAGGTGGTGGGCATGGTCGTCATCAAGCGCGAGGCCACGCTGCTCGTGGTCACCGAGCGTGGACTCGGCAAGTGCAGCGAGGTGAGCGAATACCGCGTGCAGAAGCGCGGCGGCAAGGGCATCCTCACGCTCAACCGCACGCCCAAGACCGGTGACGTGGTGGCGCTCATGGAAGTCGTGCCCGAGGACGAGCTCATGCTCATGACCCGTCAGGGCATC